A region of Heteronotia binoei isolate CCM8104 ecotype False Entrance Well chromosome 2, APGP_CSIRO_Hbin_v1, whole genome shotgun sequence DNA encodes the following proteins:
- the RGS1 gene encoding regulator of G-protein signaling 1, giving the protein MPWMFLWHNSSTEMTDNHEAAEGKDHKKKTKTLGIELKNFLLSVVPHIESAVISNPNSKHETLSAEEVTQWSQSLAALLSTQYGQDAFREFLKTEFSDENIDFWLACEDYKKTQSDHLHDKAEKIYMEFVQSDAIKQINIDFHTRKATAQKAQNPTPSSFDEAQKIVYVLMEKDSYPRFLKSRFYLNLLSKVQCNSLK; this is encoded by the exons atgccttggaTGTTTTTGTGGCACAACAGTTCGACCGAAATGACAGACAACCATGAGGCTGCAGAAGGCAAGGATCATAAGAAGAAGACGAAAACTTT GGGCATAGAACTGAAAAACTTTTTGTTGTCTGTTGTACCACACATAGAATCAGCTGTTATCAGTAACCCAAATTCTAAACATGAAAC gCTTTCTGCAGAAGAAGTTACACAGTGGTCTCAGTCTCTAGCAGCGCTTCTGTCAACTCAGT ACGGTCAAGATGCTTTCAGAGAATTCCTGAAAACTGAGTTCAGTGATGAAAACATTGATTTTTGGCTGGCTTGTGAAGACTACAAGAAAACCCAGTCTGACCACTTACACGACAAGGCAGAGAAGATTTACATGGAGTTTGTCCAGTCAGATGCTATTAAGCAG ATCAACATTGACTTCCATACAAGAAAAGCTACAGCTCAGAAGGCTCAAAATCCAACACCCTCTAGCTTTGATGAAGCACAGAAAATTGTATATGTACTTATGGAGAAGGACTCCTACCCTAGATTCCTCAAATCCAGATTCTACCTTAATCTATTAAGCAAAGTTCAATGCAACAGTCTGAAGTGA